From the genome of Pukyongia salina, one region includes:
- a CDS encoding SDR family oxidoreductase, whose protein sequence is MLKEKTFLITGIADEQSLATYAAKEIIKQGGSVICTGLGVSPFHKDLSEKAKAFLNKNFEDFKEAVHRSLGNSRVEVLDITLEENLDSLSRQLKEEGVKLNGLLHAIAMDKTIRNKKVKPLLEVTKEEFCDTMDVSAYSLIRLTRYLLKYGVLQNDASICSLSYIAAAKVTFHPYRNISIAKAALERITIELADELGRSHGIRVNAVRFSPFMGSKAGNATLNEEDIEISNRMSPLGNAAPQDLANEIVHLMRPKSRITGEIRHVDGGYHITG, encoded by the coding sequence ATGTTAAAAGAAAAGACATTTTTAATTACCGGAATCGCCGACGAACAATCCCTGGCAACCTATGCAGCAAAAGAAATTATAAAACAGGGTGGGAGTGTGATCTGTACCGGCCTAGGAGTGAGTCCTTTCCACAAGGATCTGTCTGAAAAAGCGAAAGCCTTTCTAAATAAGAATTTTGAAGATTTTAAGGAAGCCGTACACCGTTCCCTGGGGAATTCAAGGGTGGAGGTGCTGGATATCACACTGGAAGAGAATCTTGATTCCTTATCGCGACAGTTGAAAGAAGAGGGTGTTAAACTTAACGGTTTATTACACGCCATTGCGATGGACAAGACCATTAGGAATAAAAAAGTGAAACCGCTTCTAGAAGTAACCAAGGAAGAATTTTGCGATACTATGGATGTTTCAGCCTATTCTCTTATCAGGCTTACACGCTATTTACTTAAATATGGGGTACTTCAGAACGACGCCTCTATATGTTCATTAAGTTATATCGCTGCGGCAAAAGTGACCTTCCATCCCTATAGAAATATAAGTATTGCCAAAGCGGCCCTCGAACGCATTACCATAGAACTGGCCGATGAATTGGGCAGGAGTCATGGAATTCGGGTAAATGCTGTTCGGTTCTCACCCTTTATGGGGAGTAAGGCCGGGAACGCTACCCTAAACGAAGAGGATATTGAAATTTCGAACAGGATGAGCCCCTTAGGCAATGCTGCCCCTCAGGACCTGGCGAATGAGATCGTTCACCTGATGCGGCCAAAAAGTAGAATTACCGGGGAGATCCGTCATGTAGACGGAGGTTATCATATTACAGGTTAG
- a CDS encoding 3-oxoacyl-ACP synthase III family protein translates to MIRAFIRGTGSYVPNNVVKNDFFESVGSSDEWIYKNLGIKERRIAKGEVTSDLAAKAGMRAIENAGLTPMDIDLIIVATATADRQAPSCACFVQEKLQAKKAVAFDLSAVCSGALFATSTGVQFITSGMYENVLVIGADTFSNITDWTRRDAVFFGDGAGAMVLSRTNEDKGFMDFLLYTDGTGKDHFTIPAGGSEQPASENSIKTGQHFFQMNGPEVYKTAIEVVPKCIKKLLERNRVTIDQIKCMLPHQPSIKILQEVARRVEMPFQKVKTNMDKYANTSGGTIPIILDEVSRNDEFRRGDLVLFAAVGAGWTWGSALYKW, encoded by the coding sequence ATGATACGAGCTTTTATCAGAGGAACAGGTTCCTATGTTCCCAATAATGTCGTAAAAAATGATTTCTTCGAATCTGTTGGATCATCAGACGAATGGATCTATAAAAATTTAGGAATTAAAGAAAGACGCATTGCCAAAGGGGAGGTCACCAGCGATTTGGCAGCAAAGGCCGGAATGCGTGCCATCGAAAATGCAGGGTTAACACCCATGGATATCGATCTTATAATTGTGGCCACTGCAACCGCAGACAGACAAGCTCCATCCTGCGCCTGTTTCGTACAGGAAAAGTTACAAGCTAAGAAAGCAGTTGCGTTCGATCTTTCCGCCGTATGTTCGGGGGCGTTATTTGCGACCTCAACCGGGGTTCAGTTTATAACTTCAGGTATGTACGAAAACGTACTGGTGATTGGTGCAGACACCTTTTCTAATATCACAGATTGGACCCGAAGGGACGCGGTATTCTTTGGAGATGGAGCCGGAGCAATGGTATTATCCCGAACTAATGAGGATAAGGGATTTATGGACTTCCTTCTATACACGGACGGTACAGGAAAGGATCATTTCACAATTCCGGCCGGGGGATCTGAACAACCAGCCAGCGAGAATAGTATTAAAACCGGGCAACATTTCTTTCAGATGAATGGCCCCGAAGTGTATAAAACTGCGATCGAAGTGGTTCCAAAATGCATTAAGAAATTGCTGGAGCGCAATCGGGTTACCATCGATCAGATAAAATGTATGTTACCGCATCAACCTAGTATTAAGATCCTACAGGAAGTTGCCAGGAGAGTGGAGATGCCATTTCAGAAAGTGAAGACCAACATGGATAAATACGCCAATACCTCGGGGGGTACCATTCCGATCATTTTGGATGAGGTATCCAGAAACGACGAATTTAGGAGGGGTGACCTGGTATTGTTCGCGGCTGTTGGAGCCGGATGGACCTGGGGTTCTGCACTCTATAAGTGGTAA
- a CDS encoding sodium:solute symporter family protein — translation MIELSTLDFVIIIALFVLILFIGIYVGKTSGKSSSQYFLSGRNMPWWLLGLSMVATTFSTDTPNLVTDIVRTNGVSGNWVWWAFLVTGLLTVFVYAKLWRKSEVKTDIEFYELRYGGKPARFLRGFRAIYLGILFNVLAMAGVTLAAIKIGEVMLGLDPLTTVVIAGLVTAIFSAIGGFKGVVYTDFILFFVAMAGAFGAAYYIVGLPEIGGLDALIQHENVSDKLNILPDFGDTEMLVALLIIPLAVQWWSSWYPGSEPGGGGYVAQRMLAAKNENHAIGATFFYNIMHYALRPWPWIVVALASLIVFPDLASIQEAFPNVSEDKLGHDLAYSAMLTMLPSGLLGLVLASLSAAYMSTISTHLNWGASYVVNDFYAQQVKPTASEKELVRVGRITTIVLMVISASIALLLTNALQLFDIILMFGAGTGLIFILRWFWWRINAWTEISAMVASGLISILIAFTPLGDYMFGEAGIMPGYLRFPFVVFSSMAIWLTVTFLTKPESKSVLYRFYRKTQPGGPGWRKVVSEARSENKTIVQSSEAWSVPSGILAMLLGIAFIYSAMFTTGYFIYGEYSKAFSLMAVSIISGLLLIKVWKRIKGKVL, via the coding sequence ATGATCGAATTATCCACCTTAGATTTTGTAATTATCATCGCCCTTTTCGTGTTGATCTTGTTTATAGGTATTTACGTTGGTAAAACCTCCGGCAAGAGCAGTTCTCAATATTTCCTGTCCGGGCGAAACATGCCCTGGTGGCTATTAGGACTTTCGATGGTTGCCACTACCTTTTCTACAGATACACCAAATCTGGTTACAGATATTGTTCGAACCAATGGGGTGTCCGGTAACTGGGTGTGGTGGGCATTCCTCGTGACGGGTCTGCTTACTGTGTTTGTCTATGCAAAGCTTTGGCGTAAATCGGAAGTTAAAACAGACATCGAATTTTACGAATTGCGTTACGGTGGTAAACCAGCCCGTTTTCTGCGCGGCTTTCGTGCCATCTATCTAGGCATACTCTTTAATGTTCTAGCAATGGCAGGTGTTACATTGGCAGCCATAAAAATTGGCGAGGTCATGTTAGGGCTAGACCCGTTAACCACTGTTGTGATCGCTGGTTTGGTAACCGCTATCTTTAGTGCTATTGGAGGTTTTAAAGGGGTAGTGTATACAGATTTTATCCTGTTCTTCGTAGCCATGGCGGGTGCTTTTGGAGCGGCGTATTATATTGTTGGCCTTCCCGAGATTGGAGGACTAGATGCCCTTATCCAGCATGAAAATGTAAGTGATAAACTCAATATTCTCCCAGATTTTGGAGACACCGAAATGCTGGTGGCTTTATTGATCATTCCATTAGCCGTTCAATGGTGGAGCTCCTGGTATCCCGGTTCGGAGCCCGGTGGAGGTGGATATGTGGCGCAACGAATGCTAGCGGCAAAAAATGAAAATCACGCTATAGGAGCTACCTTCTTTTACAATATTATGCACTACGCCTTACGTCCGTGGCCATGGATCGTCGTTGCTCTGGCATCGCTTATTGTGTTTCCGGATCTTGCGAGTATACAGGAGGCCTTCCCTAATGTTTCTGAAGACAAGTTAGGCCATGACCTGGCGTATTCGGCTATGCTTACTATGCTTCCCAGCGGACTTCTAGGCCTTGTCCTGGCCTCCTTATCGGCAGCGTATATGAGTACCATAAGCACCCACCTTAATTGGGGAGCCTCTTATGTGGTGAACGATTTTTACGCCCAACAGGTGAAGCCAACGGCATCGGAAAAGGAACTTGTAAGAGTAGGAAGGATCACCACCATAGTTTTGATGGTAATTAGTGCTTCCATTGCTTTATTGCTTACCAATGCCCTCCAACTTTTCGATATAATTTTAATGTTTGGTGCGGGAACAGGGCTTATTTTTATCCTTCGCTGGTTTTGGTGGCGGATCAATGCATGGACCGAGATAAGTGCGATGGTTGCCTCCGGTTTAATCTCCATTTTAATCGCTTTTACACCACTTGGCGACTATATGTTTGGAGAAGCAGGTATTATGCCCGGGTATTTAAGATTTCCCTTCGTAGTATTTAGTTCTATGGCGATCTGGCTCACCGTTACTTTCCTAACCAAACCTGAATCTAAATCCGTTCTCTACCGTTTCTATCGTAAAACTCAACCCGGAGGCCCCGGATGGAGAAAGGTCGTTTCAGAAGCCAGATCAGAAAACAAAACCATTGTACAATCCAGTGAGGCATGGAGTGTGCCTTCCGGAATATTGGCCATGTTACTCGGCATTGCATTTATTTACAGCGCGATGTTTACCACTGGTTATTTTATTTATGGAGAATATTCAAAAGCGTTCAGCTTAATGGCGGTAAGTATAATTTCCGGGCTATTACTTATTAAAGTATGGAAACGGATTAAAGGCAAGGTTCTATAA
- a CDS encoding sugar phosphate nucleotidyltransferase: MTRTLIILAAGASSRMKQASRGSLSETELKEANTVSKSLIRLNNRPMLDYILYNAKKAGFNRVVIVTGKENSKFRSYYGEKKLNNDFHGLKISFAIQHIASNRVKPFGTADALQQAIDQIPDLLQESFVVCNGDNLYSEKAFRLLSEITSENAFINYDRDALQFPAERIAQFAITKTDSEGFLLDIVEKPKRMELKSSRSPNSTWRVSMNLWKLNGTMIYPYLKNCKVSPERNEKELPVAILSMIQDHPCSMRAIPLCEHVPDLTGKDDIAILNDYLSTHFSKLNWTT, encoded by the coding sequence ATGACTAGAACGTTGATCATATTAGCTGCGGGCGCTTCATCCAGAATGAAGCAGGCATCCCGTGGATCACTTTCTGAAACCGAATTGAAAGAAGCCAATACGGTTAGTAAATCCCTGATCCGCCTCAATAACCGACCTATGCTGGATTACATCTTATACAATGCTAAAAAAGCCGGTTTTAATAGGGTTGTGATCGTGACCGGGAAAGAGAATTCTAAATTCAGGTCGTATTATGGGGAGAAGAAACTTAATAACGATTTTCACGGACTGAAGATCTCGTTTGCAATTCAGCATATTGCGTCAAACAGGGTGAAACCTTTTGGTACAGCCGATGCCCTTCAGCAGGCGATTGATCAAATACCAGATTTGCTTCAGGAATCTTTTGTGGTTTGCAATGGAGATAACCTCTATAGTGAAAAGGCCTTCAGGCTTCTTTCAGAAATAACTTCTGAAAATGCTTTTATAAACTACGATCGCGATGCATTGCAATTCCCTGCTGAAAGGATTGCGCAATTTGCCATCACCAAAACAGATTCGGAAGGATTTTTACTAGATATAGTGGAAAAACCGAAGAGGATGGAATTGAAGTCGTCAAGATCTCCAAATAGTACATGGCGTGTAAGTATGAATCTCTGGAAATTGAACGGCACCATGATCTATCCATACCTGAAAAACTGTAAGGTATCTCCGGAGCGGAACGAGAAAGAACTCCCCGTAGCTATACTTTCAATGATTCAAGATCATCCCTGTTCCATGAGGGCCATCCCTCTGTGCGAACATGTTCCCGATCTAACCGGAAAAGATGATATTGCAATTTTGAATGATTATCTTTCTACCCACTTTTCTAAATTGAACTGGACAACCTAG